A window from Neodiprion fabricii isolate iyNeoFabr1 chromosome 2, iyNeoFabr1.1, whole genome shotgun sequence encodes these proteins:
- the LOC124175873 gene encoding uncharacterized protein LOC124175873, whose amino-acid sequence MGCAPSGISGKGGLRLMATKITFSKDELDNLNDYFTKSVADSMGENADTATIEATVERLLQRLLVGVGNIDGRFSSMFLISLNDRSRIKQLKFEYLVRLDALSSPGLTSDQEAPVSVEEDAAMPGFARVRIRGTGAESWGEFLGPGGRLRRDLIKAKLANLLAAATKPGSTNGADERLCWTPGQVVDAEVLEKILKQPDHCRIFYGPAHEEAVLPEPRDHRVALVEDAAGILLRIGIGGSKNREAEVRLSIGVGVSSWSSLADYPRRVPLHHCDALLHLTAAQTGMYVVAVGPYPGARCEDRATLWRVRFPGAETVMKHHYHEDSVPGLTETVLGGILDQLRGRGELNIPMKNKDTLRVVSRHVLKTIHWWSLERAGPDPLRSWAPGTLSRHVLTALDEMVTALKCQSLRCYFYPRCNVMLQCAKGGILHHEDSYLSDSRLLESYLTALHQHSTSSIPADLEPSDILENELITRWRRVIASLPRGTMGRHCGYSGKQLEYLALVIREVLKVKKAVLQSGDNVSFLNFPTPGLHSSEPTENLVYLLTLVLRQARDQIYAVTDRRNRKQARRKRLRRRTNNSATAYFERSVDVLVDIVRRDRETAYVDLENNLVLAKTLVKWLYFGMEHDRKTLGPILHPYLGNLFNSSHENAWHVESWRKREEIFNTEMRSLSLFCKLVTTQEVSPANGVVDSLSKGWTWAENVTKMIERSENGLKLVFLADKVARYNLTFANNKGLNMYSTWSKARNVSNAVKRTTIARTNMITISNLLPGTNTADSYGTSKESARHVVLREASPLTSVVSMGRRRGRQRGPGGLVPALVALNKFRILQEVAAVLPHEERIAMLDAVQRVAREASRRSRRSSCPDPRTSGSPRQTYTPRSESNLELPPSPPLSPTTRQHCIIAEHQRQLHREMIEMHDTMTRGLRPRGQLPAWDSASLASWTSSVGSLGRTRLRKHRESTWDGVRGPSPMWDSVSTDGGMGKSRSEEMISREDSPKWNTLERRHRGSDVPDFGELGGRLPSWDCLEATLDQKLSKFDVPTEPDSLEVNRDVGIDYLLAANASREYTRKDDDANKCRKAGTQWKAPLLRQTDDMGPKLTLPKDNSLPPARNRGEKTGGKKQIQEKIKRMNSGR is encoded by the exons ATGGGGTGTGCACCGAGTGGAATTTCCGGCAAAGGCGGCCTTCGACTAATGGCAACGAAAATCACATTTTCCAAGGACGAGTTGGACAATCTCAATGATTACTTCACCAAGTCTGTTGCTGATTCGATGGGGGAAAACG CTGATACCGCAACGATTGAGGCTACGGTTGAAAGATTGTTGCAGCGTCTGTTAGTCGGGGTTGGAAATATCGACGGTAGATTTTCATCGATGTTTCTTATCTCTCTGAATGATCGCAGCCGGATCAAG CAACTGAAGTTCGAGTACCTCGTCAGACTCGACGCTCTCTCGTCGCCAGGACTCACCTCGGACCAGGAGGCGCCTGTCAGCGTCGAAGAAGATGCGGCCATGCCAGGATTCGCGCGCGTCAGGATACGGGGAACGGGTGCTGAGTCCTGGGGAGAGTTTCTCGGACCTGGAGGTCGTCTCAGGAGAGACTTAATCAAAGCAAAGCTGGCGAATCTTCTCGCCGCAGCGACGAAGCCGG gATCAACAAACGGTGCTGATGAGAGGCTGTGCTGGACCCCGGGACAAGTGGTCGACGCAGAGGtccttgaaaaaatattaaagcAGCCGGATCACTGCAGGATATTCTACGGGCCAG CCCACGAAGAAGCCGTTTTACCGGAGCCGAGGGATCATCGAGTTGCTCTCGTTGAAGACGCGGCGGGAATCCTGCTGAGGATCGGTATCGGCGGTTCGAAAAATCGCGAGGCGGAAGTCCGGCTTTCGATAGGAGTCGGTGTATCCTCGTGGTCCTCTTTGGCCGATTACCCTCGTCGGGTTCCCCTTCATCACTGCGACGCTCTCCTGCATCTGACCGCCGCGCAAACC GGTATGTACGTCGTGGCCGTCGGTCCGTACCCTGGTGCTCGTTGCGAGGATCGGGCGACCCTGTGGAGGGTGCGATTTCCAGGGGCGGAAACGGTAATGAAGCATCACTATCACGAGGACAGCGTTCCGGGCCTTACCGAAACCGTACTTGGCGGTATTCTAGATCAGTTGCGAGGAAGAGGCGAGTTGAATATCCCGATGAAAAACAAG GACACACTGAGAGTCGTCTCGCGCCACGTTCTGAAAACAATCCATTGGTGGTCTCTGGAACGAGCGGGACCTGATCCTTTGCGAAGCTGGGCCCCTGGAACACTGTCGCGACACGTGTTGACGGCCCTGGACGAGATGGTCACAGCCTTGAAGTGTCAGAGTTTAAGATGCTATTTCTACCCGAGATGCAACGTGATGCTGCAGTGTGCAAAAG GAGGAATTCTTCACCACGAGGACTCGTATCTGTCCGACTCCCGGCTCCTGGAATCATACCTGACGGCCCTGCATCAGCATTCGACGAGCAGTATTCCAGCGGATCTCGAGCCGTCCGACATCCTGGAGAACGAGCTGATAACCCGATGGCGTCGCGTGATCGCTTCGCTTCCTAGAGGAACGATGGGCAGGCACTGTGGGTACAGCGGGAAGCAGCTGGAATACCTGGCTCTGGTGATCAGGGAAGTTCTGAAGGTCAAGAAGGCCGTCCTGCAA agcGGAGACAACGTCTCGTTCCTCAATTTTCCCACTCCTGGTCTGCACAGCTCGGAACCAACAGAGAATCTAGTTTACCTCTTGACTTTGGTCCTGAGACAAGCCAGGGATCAAATCTACGCCGTGACAGACCGTCGGAACCGGAAGCAAGCTCGTCGCAAGAGGCTGAGACGCAGAACCAACAACAGCGCCACGGCTTACTTCGAGAGGTCCGTCGACGTTCTCGTCGATATCGTGAGGAGGGATCGAGAGACGGCCTACGTCGACCTTGAGAACAACCTTGTGCTCGCCAAGACTCTGGTCAAGTGGCTGTATTTTG GCATGGAACACGACAGGAAAACCCTCGGGCCAATCCTGCACCCCTACCTCGGGAATCTGTTCAACTCATCCCACGAGAATGCCTGGCACGTAGAGTCGTGGAGGAAACGGGAGGAGATATTTAATACGGAGATGCGTTCGTTGTCCCTCTTTTGCAAGTTGGTTACGACCCAGGAAGTGTCGCCGGCTAACGGGGTGGTCGATTCACTCTCGAAGGGTTGGACCTGGGCTGAGAATGTAACCAAAATGATCGAGCGATCCGAGAACGGTTTGAAACTTGTTTTCCTCGCTGACAAAGTCGCCAGGTATAATCTCACTTTTGCCAACAACAAGGGCCTCAACATGTACTCGACGTGGAGCAAGGCCAGGAATGTCAGCAACGCGGTCAAGCGCACCACCATCGCCAGGACCAACATGATTACCATCTCAAATCTCTTGCCTGGCACGAATACCGCAGACAGTTACGGTACGAGCAAAG AATCGGCGAGGCACGTCGTTCTGCGGGAGGCAAGTCCTTTGACGAGTGTGGTATCCATGGGGCGAAGACGCGGTCGTCAGAGGGGCCCGGGGGGCCTGGTTCCAGCGCTGGTGGCGCTCAACAAGTTCAGG atactCCAAGAGGTGGCAGCAGTTTTGCCCCACGAAGAACGAATAGCGATGCTGGACGCGGTTCAACGGGTCGCCCGGGAGGCGTCCCGACGTTCGCGTCGTTCGAGTTGCCCGGACCCAAGAACCTCTGGGTCTCCCCGCCAAACTTATACCCCCAG ATCAGAGTCCAACTTGGAGCTTCCACCCAGTCCACCTTTGTCTCCGACAACGCGGCAGCACTGCATCATCGCCGAACATCAGAGGCAGCTGCATCGCGAAATGATCGAGATGCACGACACCATGACCCGCGGTCTTCGACCAAGAGGTCAACTGCCTGCCTGGGACTCGGCGTCCCTCGCATCCTGGACATCTTCCGTTGGATCCTTGGGAAGAACCAGGCTGAGAAAGCACCGAGAGTCCACGTGGGATGGTGTCAGAG GACCATCGCCGATGTGGGACAGCGTGAGCACCGACGGTGGCATGGGAAAATCCCGATCGGAGGAGATGATAAGTAGAGAAGATTCCCCGAAATGGAACACCTTGGAGCGTCGGCATCGCGGTAGCGACGTTCCAGATTTCGGTGAACTTGGCGGTCGCTTGCCGAGTTGGGATTGCTTGGAGGCGACCCTTGATCAAAAGTTGTCAAAGTTCGACGTCCCGACGGAGCCTGACTCTCTGGAGGTGAACAGAGACGTTGGCATAGATTATCTTCTCGCTGCTAATGCGAGCAGAGAATATACCAGGAAGGATGACGATGCCAACAAATGCCGGAAGGCTGGAACGCAGTGGAAAGCTCCCCTCCTGAGACAGACCGACGATATGGGACCGAAGCTCACTTTGCCCAAGGACAATTCCCTGCCGCCGGCGAGGAACAGGGGGGAGAAAACGGGCGGCAAAAAACAAATCCAGGAAAAAATAAAGCGGATGAATTCGGGACGGTAG
- the LOC124174649 gene encoding partner of Y14 and mago — MASTDTKNDQGGSFIPASQRPDGTWRKQRRVRDGYIPQEEVPLYESKGRQFSRNRPSYPVGMTAEFVAAHKARREAEAAKSAQIPGLIKANDGKKKKKKSKSKAVDAVTEGLAKTTISPPVVENGKSANPKCQKKPVTNNTNVIPTPSNSLPTQNTDPAKRLKNLKKKLREIETIEQKIKSGELKILERELYDKVMRKTEVLKDIEQLEANH, encoded by the exons ATGGCGTCAACGGATACGAAAAACGATCAAG GTGGATCGTTTATTCCGGCAAGTCAGCGTCCGGATGGCACTTGGCGCAAACAGCGAAGAGTAAGGGACGGCTACATACCTCAAGAAGAGGTTCCACT CTACGAGAGTAAGGGCAGGCAATTCAGTAGAAATCGGCCTAGTTATCCTGTTGGAATGACCGCTGAGTTTGTGGCAGCCCACAAAGCAAGGAGAGAAGCCGAAGCAGCAAAGTCGGCGCAGATACCAGGTCTGATAAAAGCGAACGACggcaaaaagaagaaaaagaagagtaaGAGTAAAGCAGTCGACGCAGTGACGGAAGGTCTCGCTAAAACAACAATATCACCACCCGTTGTAGAGAATGGCAAATCGGCGAACCCGAAATGCCAGAAAAAGCCGGTGACCAACAACACAAATGTTATTCCGACCCCAAGCAATAGCTTGCCCACTCAAAACACAGATCCAGCGAAAAGGctcaaaaacttgaaaaaaaagttaagagAGATTGAAACCATAGAGCAGAAGATAAAATCaggagaattgaaaattcttgaGAGAGAATTGTACGACAAAGTCATGAGGAAAACAGAGGTTCTAAAAGATATTGAACAGCTGGAAGCAAACCACTAA